AAAACGGAGTCACAACAAAACGGAGTCACAACAAAACGGAGTCACAACAAAACGGAGTCACAACAAAACGGAGTCACAAAAAACGGAGTCACAACAAAACGGAGTCACAAAAAAACGGAGTCACAAAAAACGGGAAGACGAAAACCCGAAAAAGAAATCACTTAATCAAAAACGCTGTTTTGGTTTTGATCACAGCGCCGGCTTCCATCACAATAAAGTATACGCCGCTAGGCTGATTTTCAGCGTCCCAGGCTACTTCGTGCTTACCCGCCGGCACCGTTTGATTGGACAACAATTGTACTTCCTGACCAAGCACATCATACACCCGAATCTTCACCTGGGTGGGCTGTGGCACCTGGTATGTAATGGTGGTGCTGCCGCTAAAGGGATTCGGGAAATTTTGCGCCAACGCAAAGCCATCAGGCGACACGCCTTCCTCTTCTGTGGAAGTTGGCAATTCGCCTGTAAAATACTGGTAGAACATGAACTGCATTTCATCCGAGCTCAACAAGCCAAAGCGGATGGTCCGGTCGGTTGTGTTGTTATACGTGGTTACGAGGCGAACCTGATCGCCGGCTTCAAATGTCAATGGTGGATCCAGATGCAGCAACGGCGGATGCTCCCAGTCGTTGGTCCAATACAGCAGTTTGTTGTCGTTTTTGCCGCCAACCCCCTCAATCCGAAATTCTGTCATGCGTTCGTGCGCGTGTGCCCACATCTGCAAAATATGCTGCTGTTCGCCAAAGGTGAAGGTTTTGGAAACAGTTGTCACCTGGTTGGGCGGCAACTCAAACCCCATGTTATTAAAATTGCCAGGCGAAGCAAAAAAGTCTACATCTTCCTCATCTACCGTGTAGATGTTTGCGTACACTTCGCCGGTAATCGTTTCTGTAGAACGGTTGACGCTATGGGAATTCAGATCAAAACCTGAGCCGGCAGGCAGCCGCAGCGCAACGCCTTCCGGGAATTGGTAACGGATGTACGGGGTCTGTGTACCCACAAAAAATCGAAATGGAAACAGCACATTTAGCTGCAGGAGCGGCGCAGCGTTGAGCGTACCGTTTGGCTGGCGGACATCCCTGTACGTCTGAGGTGGCGGTGTGCTCACGCCTGCCGGGTAATTGTACAGAATAAAGTGGTGGCTACCCGGACGCATCGAGATCTCATACCCACTCACAAACACGTCTTCTGTTGTCTCAAAGGGCTCGTAGTAGAGGAATTCGCGGTCGTGTACCTCTGCCGGCCACACATCAAAAGGCCCTACGTGAAACTGCATGCCCTGTGCAGGGGGATCAAGCGGGGTAAATGGCGGCGGCTCATAGCGCGTATCGTCATTCAACAATGCCTCATCTGCAACGATGCCATTTTCGGGTGCGCCGGCTTCTATCCAGGCGGTGAGGTAGTTGATTTCACCGGTTGTGAGGGATGGCAACCCCAGCGGCATCAGGGAGCCATAGTCGGGGTGGTCGTCATAGAAGTGCGCCTGGTTTGGCGCGTTGACCTTT
This window of the Bacteroidota bacterium genome carries:
- a CDS encoding T9SS type A sorting domain-containing protein, whose translation is MSRLGLPALLLVMLAGTANAQQDTWDVIQTRIFDNNCVQCHVAGSGFAAQSGLVLTADVSYDNLIDVPPKNSAAAKAGLVRISSVGGLPAPHLSFLWEKVNAPNQAHFYDDHPDYGSLMPLGLPSLTTGEINYLTAWIEAGAPENGIVADEALLNDDTRYEPPPFTPLDPPAQGMQFHVGPFDVWPAEVHDREFLYYEPFETTEDVFVSGYEISMRPGSHHFILYNYPAGVSTPPPQTYRDVRQPNGTLNAAPLLQLNVLFPFRFFVGTQTPYIRYQFPEGVALRLPAGSGFDLNSHSVNRSTETITGEVYANIYTVDEEDVDFFASPGNFNNMGFELPPNQVTTVSKTFTFGEQQHILQMWAHAHERMTEFRIEGVGGKNDNKLLYWTNDWEHPPLLHLDPPLTFEAGDQVRLVTTYNNTTDRTIRFGLLSSDEMQFMFYQYFTGELPTSTEEEGVSPDGFALAQNFPNPFSGSTTITYQVPQPTQVKIRVYDVLGQEVQLLSNQTVPAGKHEVAWDAENQPSGVYFIVMEAGAVIKTKTAFLIK